Part of the Candidatus Hydrogenedens sp. genome, GAATCATGCCCTTGCATGTGCCCTTATTTCAGACTTATTAAATCGAAAGTTAAATGTGGCAGAGAGTAATGCCTTTGAGGCGGGTTTGCTTCACGACATTGGCAAAGTTGTTTTTGATTATCTTGACCCGGAATTGTTCCGTGAAGCGATAAAAGAGGCAAAACGGAAGGAACTTCCATTAGTATCCATAGAGCCCTCTCATTTCGGGACAGACCACTCGGAAGTAGGCACCTTATTGGCAAATCATTGGAATTTACCGGAAAATATTGTTCAGGCGATTCGATTTCATCATCAACCTGAGAAATCGGTTCCAGAATATTTACCCGGGACTTGTTTGGTGGCTCTATCCAATGCGATTACATATTCATTAGAAATGGGCGATTCTGTCAGTGATGCTGTGCCTGAATTGCCTCCCATAGTATTTGAAACATTAAAGATAGAAGAGACATTCATAGAAGATTCCCGTGAAGAGATACGCCAAAGCGTAGAAATAGGTCTGGAAGCATTTTCTTCTATTAACTGAATAGATAGACCAATAGAAAAACATCCCATCGCTTTGATATAATACATATAGCATATTAAAAATTTTCAATTGGAAATATTTATAGAAGGTAGGAAGTTTTATTTTTAAAACCCAACAAAGGAGTAAAAAACATGCCAGCAATAGTTGACCCGGAAAAATGCACAGGTTGTGGAAGTTGTGTTGATGTATGCCCTACAGAGGCTATTCATTTAAATGATGATGGCAAAGCAGTCGTTGACCCTGATAAATGTGGTGATTGCGGTGCCTGTGTAGATGAATGCCCTTCAGAAGCCATTACTCTCTCTGAATAACAGTTATATTTTTTTATTTATAAACTCTAAAAAGAGAAATAAATGAATCATGTTTTTGGACCTGTTTATTCCCGCAGGTTAAGTAAATCATTGGGGATAGATTTGGTTCCGTTCAAAACTTGCACTCAAGATTGTGTCTATTGCCAGTTAGGACCTACAACTTGCAAATTGTTGGAACGCGGTTCTTTTTGTAATGTTGGTAAAATAATCACAGAGTTAAAGCAGAAATTGGAACAGGTTTCTCCGGATTTTATAACCCTTGTAGGTTCGGGTGAGCCTACTTTATGCAAAGAATTAGGAGAGGTAATTTCAGAAATAAAAAAAATCACTTCTATTCCTGTGGCTGTCCTGACAAATGGTTCGTTATTATTTCAATCGGATGTTCGAAATG contains:
- a CDS encoding HDOD domain-containing protein, coding for MSKWQPLQIVEKISTLPTLPTTVSAVLKEMANPDSSAIGLAKLISSDQSLAGGILRVVNSAYYNFPRKIGSLTDAIVLLGYKGIRSIVLSVTAFRFFSNSSDYIDRKKLWNHALACALISDLLNRKLNVAESNAFEAGLLHDIGKVVFDYLDPELFREAIKEAKRKELPLVSIEPSHFGTDHSEVGTLLANHWNLPENIVQAIRFHHQPEKSVPEYLPGTCLVALSNAITYSLEMGDSVSDAVPELPPIVFETLKIEETFIEDSREEIRQSVEIGLEAFSSIN
- a CDS encoding 4Fe-4S binding protein; amino-acid sequence: MPAIVDPEKCTGCGSCVDVCPTEAIHLNDDGKAVVDPDKCGDCGACVDECPSEAITLSE